The genomic stretch ttacagaggcttaagtgtcccttttaaaGTAGATTTCTTTTGTTTCAGCTCAATGTACCAGTCTGTGCCCTTTCTCAAAGTGCTCAATATATGAATTATTGCAGTCAGAACTATTACCCTGCAGTCAGAAGTCTAGTCCTCTGCCAGAAAAGAAATGTATTCAGGATCAGTGAGGGAGGCTATAGTCGGTGTCCTGTTATAGTTCGACTGGGTTATctcttttcaggcagagaaagaagaaaagcaacgcagcatatttatttgtgcgctaagcactgtacacatacacgtctatctcaaagTTCCCTTCAACTATGGTTTTGGTGAAGATGTGAGTGTTGGAAACTACCCCTAACAAAAGTCTATCTTAACTGTGTCATAAGAATTATTCTCTACAGCACATTTCTAAGGCCAGTAACAACCTAATGTTGCATTTTATCGTTTTATTTTCTGCCTTTTACCAAAAAGACAGCTGAAGTTGGGCTTGACCCTACAGACATTTTGCCTAGTTTTTATAGAATGGCGTTCTTATGTTTGGTCGTTGTGTTACAGGAAAGAACTCACAGCAGATGCCCGTGAGCTGAAAGGGGAGTtgtactgcctaccctgccatgaTAAAATGGGTGTGCCCATCTGTGGGGCATGCAGGAGACCCATTGAAGGCAGAGTTGTAAATGCCATGGGAAAGCAGTGGCATGTGGAGGTATGAACCAAAAATGTTAACGGTATGATTTTGAATGTTGTAGCATTTTCTTTAAATTTAGAAATAAACCTGATTGATAATGAAGTCCAGCAGATTAAAAATTCTCTAGTAACAATACTTAAATTGTTATCATTTAGTGATTTTTCTGGATAGTATTTCAacaagtgataaaaaaaaatcctaaatttTAATTCCTGTCATTGCCCTGGAGCAGAGTAGGGACTACCTATTGCAGGTACACAAAAACGTGGCAGATAAGGCACTTCATTTACAGGCTAAGAAGTCAGCACAATACATAGAGGACATAACACTACTACTAATGAAACATAGATGATTCTATATACATTTGAGAATTAGGGCTATAAAACTGCGATTTAAAAGACTTTCAACATTGTTAGTGTTCtgtctccctggcggtatgatttttagCGCGCTTTCAgaacctaaaatccagaaataatcaaacCGCTTAGAGATCTGTGGCAGCCCGgaatttactcacctccctgggatacagcactgcaattctcccttCATCCTCcgagtggcactgtaaacctgtagtgagattgccatctgtcgtcaaacggcgatctcaccagagggatgcagagcctccgaggacattGAGAATAGCTACCGACGTCTGAATCCCAGGGGAAGTGAGTTTAAATGCCTGCTGCACGccatactctgcatagagctccaggcagctaccacgagtcaggctcggggttaacGCTCTGAGCTGTGGGCTTCTGCCCTgagcctgactctgggttacCACTAGGAAGGGTAATTTCATGTAGAGTGTAATAATAAAAAAGCtaattttagcaaaaaaaaaatgtttaaaccaCTGACAGGTGAAGAGATTAAAATTGTCACTTTACCAAGGCACCTGTCAACAAGTGGGATATGCTAGTTAGCAAGGTAAGTCAGTATTTTAAGGTGATGTGTTGGAAGCTAATCAAGTGTAAAAGTCTTAATGACTTTGTCCAAAGCCAAATTAAGATAGTCAGACAACTGATATGGAACATCTCCAAAGTATTGGTTTTCTAGGGGTGTATCTGGTAAGCAGTGGTtagtaactttaaaaaaaaaactggtgtAAAAAAGTACAGTTGATGTACAGGATCCCAGGTGCCCCTGTTAACCACTGAAAACGTGCAGTAGGCAAGTAAGCATCAGAATTGGAATATGAAGCAAGGGAAGAAAGTGGCCCTAGTCTgataaattacattttctttaGGTCGTGTGGATAGCTTTGTGCATGTACGTAGTTGCACTTTGGTAATTTGCatacttcttaaagagactctgtaacaaatttgcagccttatttcttctatcctagaagttcttatacctgttctaatgtggtctggctttctgcagccttttctagttgcactgtctctgtaatatatctaatcttctttgtcgagccagagaggaatgtgctgcctctgctgtgatagggagacgtTATACATGGCttctgcacgccccctccaggctctgtgtgcgtgctttgtttattagtcacagacagctctctgctctcaatttcagcttttctgagggggaagggagcttcctatgctgagaaactgagaatcaCTGACTGGAGTTTACTATGGAATAAAAACTTGTAgcatactgtaacatgagatggATATatataaaactggcgattaaaagccaggatcatggcagggagcggcggaaatggcaaagagggatccaggagatcacagtgatttgattggtatgtttttttattgtacaaatcggacagtacagattctctttaaagtgtaccggacCTGGGGCcacaaataaaaatacatacctggggcttcctccagccccctccggcctgatcgctcctctTCTGATTCCCCATTCGCCTGCAACTGGCCCCAAAAAATCCTCCAGTTGGGGCCTGTCGGCACAGTACGGCCAGGCGAGCTCACGTCTCGCTTCCGTTGCTGGGAGCGgtctatgcctgcgcagtagtactgcacagagagctcctggcaACGTGAGCATGTGTGAGGCCAGGCCGTGCATGCACTCATGGCCCTGGACTAAAGGACTTTCTGGGGGCAATTGCTGAAAATGGGGAATCAGAAGAAGATGGTGTTTTAGatatcaggctggaggaagccccaagtatgaatgtttttttgttgtggccccatctcaggtttcctttaatattaAATCACaggcaccccaccaccaccattagCGTTCAGCGTTTTCAGGGGCTTTTTaatagtacaatattttcctcatatGTGATCATTTGATAAGACTTGCGGAAGTAATCGGAAGGTAAATATCATCTGTTCCGATACGGGTTGATTAGGGCACTTTCCCTCTTTAGATACGATAGTAAAATCCAGAATTCCAATTGACAACATTTTAATATTCCAGTTAAACATAGAAACTTTTCGCATCAATTTTTTTCCATAAATTGCGTGACTTTCTGTACAGTTTGATTGCAGAAATCTGATCAcacctgaggaaaatattgtactgttaatgggcaccttaaggtacTGTCTTCCAAACAAGCATGTCGAGAGGGAAGCTGAGAAGACTACAAACACGTAAGGGCGTCTCAGGCTGTTCTGGTATCAGATCAGGTCATTGCTCTAATTTACTTTATACGAGTTGGCATTTTTTTCTCTATATCTACATAAGCAAATGAGGACCTGCTACAAACTCTGTTAATCGATGACCTGGAGATGATTTCCCCCCTCaaagttgttgttttgttttagcTGCTAGAAAATGTGTGTTTACAATGTGTAACATGCGTCGTCTTGTCTTTTAGCATTTTGTATGCGCAAAGTGTGAAAAACCTTTTCTTGGTCATCGCCATTATGAGAGGAAGGGGCTGGCTTACTGTGAAACTCACTACAACCAGGTTGGTGATGAGATATACAGATGTAGTGACATTATTATTTTGTGTCTGATAACTGCGGATGGATAGACCTTCCCTTTACATTGTATACCTCTGTAGAAGCTGTGGCATAAGTAAAGCCTTAAGTTAggaagggatattgaggctgtgatattttattttttaaaagcatgCCGATTGCCaggttgtcctgctgattctctgctgcTAATACTTTACACTACAGACCTGGaaccagtatgcagatcaggtgctctgaacaATGACCACACTaaactacatgcttgttccaggcttgTGATTCAGACCATACTAAAACCAAAAATATCAGGAGGGCAGCAAGATAATTggctttgtttaaccacttgaggaccacagtgctaaaccccctaaagaacaggccatttttgtggaaattggccactgcagctttaaggccaggtTCACATTGGCACGCATCCGCTCTTGCGCTGCATTCCGCTCCGTGAAGCGGAGCAGAAGGATCGTGCATGTTGGCAACGTCCGCTCCATCGAGCGTaacgtagcaatgtgaactttcccatcgggAAAGCCTTGCTTCCGCTGCTGCAttccgctcatcggagcggaacATAAGCCATTTAGGGCCTAATGTGAACCAAGcgttgcaggaccgcacaactctgcacacaagggATTTTGCTCCCcctcgtacccccccccccccccccccccctttctcaccaccaacagaactctctctatttatttgtttgcttttttcaaacccctccccccagccagccagtcctggcgatcagctgtcataggcttctgcctatgagagccaatcgctctctagtgtcccaggggCCCAGCCGTGTcaaacggctgtccccagtacagcgctgctgcagttcgcagcgctgtacacagttattagacaccgcttggagactgaaggctgggcggagctccgcctcccaagcAGAGATGCGTGGATCCTGCAGtggccagccccaggacttgatgcccattggcgttaggcggtcctggggctgccgcagcggTTACGCctgttggcgtgacgcggtcgttggGTAGTTAAAATGCAGTATGTATTGTAGCCTTTATATCCTTCTTACCAcaaaggcattttggcattttaaagtagacctgatatttttttagagcagtgactaagttttgagttcaggtcagtTTTAAGTAAATAGTTAAATTCTAAGAAACATACTTCTGTACTAAAATAGTACCGCTTCTGCCTCATAGCCAGGACTCTTCAATTTTGGCTTACTACAAATAGTTTTTAAAGAAAATACTGAGGCTTGATCTGTCAGGCTAGAGAGTTGTGTACTTGAGTTTACCATAGTATTCTCTTTCTTCATTGCAACTTTTCTCCTTTTGTAGCTCTTTGGAGACGTTTGCTTCCATTGCAACCGTGTTATCGAAGGTGATGGTGAGTACAGATTTGTCATTAACGCATGTGTTTATCTCagtatattaacctccctggtgttctgatTCCGTGCTGCgcacggctgcgggagggtttttttttttacctaattttttatttttccatgtaactagccTATCGCCAGCTACGATAGCCACCGGCGTGaagacccgtccggaaatcccgttctgaatgggatttcctttagggcttccaccGTCGCCATGTCGATgtcagacggagtcccgatccacccctcagcgctgcctggcactgattggccaggctgcgcacggggtctacggggggggggcctctttcacggcggattggcggcgatcggagaaacacgcagctagcaaagtgctagtgtttaaaaaaaaattattcaaatcggcccaccagggcctgagcggtgacctccggcatctctggacgagctccgctcgtccagaacgctagggaggttaaggcaaAGATCCAGGCAAAATGTCTGTGGAGTGAAATCTGAAAAAAAGCATTAGTCATCGAATAATTCCCCAAAGTAGCAGAATGAAGAGTACAAATGCACAGTTTTCGTGTCACAGTGTGACACGACTGTTGCACTCGTTCTTTTAAGTCTCTATTACATTTAGGGCTGTTTCATACCACATGAAATTTTGTTGCATTTTCCAAtcagatgcaaattgaaaaataatgaaaatgacaGAAACCCTTTTGATGAGTGGCCGAGTGTGTGCTCGCTCCCGCGcacatcatcgggagcttactgcgcagtacagtaaAACGTTGTACTGCACTTGCGCAATAAGCTACCGATGACGTGCGCGGGAGCAGCTATGGCCACGCAGCCACAGTTCTATTAGTCTAGTTAGACTAATAATTACaccggtgccggcggcggggaacggtgcatcagaggaggacggcgcaggacattccagctgcagggggccgatagaagccccaggtaagtggcagttttttttttaaaggtgcaagagaacccctttaaccacttgaggaccacagtggtaaacccccataaagaccaggctaatttttactaaaatggccactgcagctttaaggccaagctgcagggccgcacaacacagcacacgagtgattttttttttcccccaccaacagagctctctgttggtatgGTCTGATCGCCTCCCCCCCAagttgtttatttctttttaaataaatatctgtgtgtttttttttactttttttttttttttttttttttacaaactcctccctcccccccagcggGCCAATCCtaacgatcagctgtcataggcttctgcctatgagtgcCGACcgctctcttgtgccccagggggacagccgtgtgacacggctgtccccagtacagcgctgcctctgACCTCATCGCTGTACTATATGTAAAGACTGCAATCGCCGTTCGCAGACTGAAGGCGGGACGtagctccgcccccgagcaggagatgctcgcgcagcctgcgcgcgatctcctgcaaaactgagtcccaggacttgatgccaattggcgttaggcggtcctggggctgccgccacggccacgcacattggtgtggagcggtcgtAGAGTAGTTAAGAACAGTCTTGTTATGGGTGTTAATAAGGCATTTTTACATGATTCATCTGATTTGAAATAAAGTTACagctatatactgtactgtactacTATTTTCTTTGTTTAATTATTTCTTAATAAGAAAAGTGATCTTAATGAGCTATATTTTATTCTTTACCTAGTTGTGTCTGCCCTGAACAAGGCCTGGTGCGTgaactgctttgcttgttccactTGCAACACAAAGTTGACCTTGAAGTAAGTATATTATCGGCAAATAAAGTCAGTGCCAGAATATCATTTGTTTTGACTTTTAAATATCAGTGGCCAACCACCTTTATTTGCATAAATCCAGCATAGGGtcaatgcacaccaaaaagcgcaagtgtaatcgcaaacgctcagcgctttttgaaatgATTTTTCTagtcgattctaggcatgtggctaactattttctaatcatgcctagcgatttttggagcgttttggtagcctttcattttattttttgttacagtagagctgtaattgaacagcttctgtaacaaaaacgcttggaaaatcgctctgatctagcgcttttcagagcgattttccactttcctatacttaacattgaggctgaattgcctcaagaatcagcagaaatgctgtagGACCTGCATTTGAGAGAAAATCCCATCTCTCTGGTGGGATCCATCCAATTCAAGTACataagccaagcgcttttcaacgcactggcgtttttaaaagcgctcagaagcgctcttggtgtgcaccagcccatataaGTGTTTTATAGTGTCTCTGGTTTTGCACCAGACTGAATTAAAGGTAAACCTTTGAGTTTGTGTTTACTCCAAATTAATTGAGACTTTTCTGTATATAAATGAATTGAAAGTCCACATTTTCCTTCTGGCACTAAAGAAACAAAGCACTGCAGACTTGAATGTGATTTATTCTCATCCATTGTAGGTCAGATAGTCTCTGATGTTTCTTATTCTTTCTTTGTCTGTCAAACTCGCTTCTCTCTCTTCCGTCTGGATTTACCTAGGCATAAATTTATAGAGCTAGATTTAAAGCCTGCGTGCAAACACTGTTATGAGAAAATGCCAGAAGAGTTTAAACGCCGCATTTCCAAGATAacaaaagaggagaaaaagaaaaagggaacTTGTATCTGAACAGTTTCTGTGTCCTTGTCACATGGGTTAGTGGCCTGCTTGTGTGTGAGATCTTGTATCACTTACTAATCAGGGGAGAGTAAAGAACAGCTGTAAACTATGTAGGGTGTTTTCTGGTAGTgcagtgtactgtatatacaagaTTTTGTAGATCTGACTGCCTAACTATTAACATTGCATCAATCTGTGGTTTGAATCTTGTCGGCCAGCTATAATGTTACTAATGGATCTGACTAATTTGGCATGGTTCTTGATTTCTGTGAGTTATTATACTATTGTAGTATTACATTATGATAAGAAAGCACACATGACCACCACTAGGCATCCAACTGCAATGTAGGATATTATAATTAGTTTCACTACTGCAGTGCTTTTCTGATTGTCTGTCTAGGCCAGCGGTTTTCAACTGCTGTTCCTAGTGTGCcgcgggatgttgcctggtgtgccatacaggtctggcctctcgctcctcccctcctgtcaccttatcatgagcgggcggccgcttgtccgattagattcccccgtagtagctgctctcctctgtggcatctcctattacagcagcgcgctcggcggctgctgtgatgaccaggaggcggtacagcggttcccatcgtaacggcgatgcatatcgccgctacaggaagccgctgtaccgttcctgctcatcacagcagccgccgagtgcgctgctgtaataggagatgccacagagagcggctactacgggggaatctaatcggacaagcggccgcccgctcatgacaaggtaacaggagcggtggccgcagaggggggaggggcacacctacccatactagtaagctatattgggcactatactagctatactgggcactatactagctatactgggcactatactagctatactgggcactatactagctatactgggcactatactagctatactgggcactatactagctatactgggcactatactagctacactaggcactatactagctacactgggcactatactagctacactgggcactatactagctatctgggcactatactagctatactgggcacttcactggctatactggggcactacctatccatactgggactatactagctatactggggcactatactagctatactggggcactataatggggtaactatactagccatactggggcaactaaactccctatactgaggcaactatgctagctacgcagccgcaccccagccctccccctccccccatagccaggccccccgcccccccccccccccccccctccatagcctgctgtgcacggcactgtccactaggtcgcgcaaacatccGCGCCCCTACCCCCAACATTGCAACAACTGGAAcagatgggaaaataaaatgtgtgttagcaggaattattttaaaactataatggcagaaaactgagaaataataaattttcgcaattttttttttcccccacttaacgaccagctaacgccgataggcggcggctggtcgtttgtggttttgcatggaaacgttcgagcggcctttccatgccacttcatggagggtgtctccatgaacaggctgatcgcggctcgcacgcgtaatgtaaacacgcggggaagaaatccccgctgtttacagcaATACGGCGCTGGGAGCGtgcaatatcgctgcggaggggggctttgaggaggccccccccccgcgttcggccacacggagcggcggcgatcagacccccccccccccagcaggtcatccccctaggaaaaaagggggggggggagtctgatcgccctgctgtattCACAATCTGTGCTGCGCCCTAaaaagcccacgcagcacagatactgcagagtgagcccggtccttaagtggttaaaatacatttagaataaaataattcttagaaaaatgtaccatccaaagaaagcctaattggtggcgaaaaaaaaaaaagatatagatcgttttgttgtgataagtagtaataaagttataggctaatgaatggaaggcgcactgaaaggtgaaaattgctctggtacaaaaGGGGAAAAACTCCtctgtagtgaagtggttaatgtagtcTGGAAATAGCTGCATGATTCTCAAACCTCAGCCGTGAAAAAGGTCATCTTTTGTCAATATGTTTGGGCAAAAAATTGCATCCTACTCCATTCAGCAAAAACAAAGCACgtcattaaaaataaaatttgtgaATTTTGTATATTCTAGCTGTTAGCGTCATTGTGGCAGGAAAAGGTAGCAAGTCCAGACTGCAGACAATGTAGCCATTGGCCCTGCCGCTGCAGCAATGCAGAAGCAGGTGTGTGGCATATGGGTGGGGCTACCTCAGGGGGAAGACCTGTTAGGTAACAGTTGAGTGGGGATAACTTGGCATAGAATGCAGCTTTAATAACAATTtaggtttaaaggggaactgaagagagaggtatatggaggctgtcatgtttatttccttttaatcaataccagttgcctggcagccctgctggtctatttctctgcagtagtatctgattaaaaccagaaacaagcatgcagctagtcttgtcagatcagacttataagtctgaaccactgaaacacctgatctgctgcatgcttgttcaggggctatggctaatagtattagaggcagaggatcagcagggctgccaggcaactggtattgtctaaaaggaaataaacatgacagcctccatatacctctc from Hyperolius riggenbachi isolate aHypRig1 chromosome 2, aHypRig1.pri, whole genome shotgun sequence encodes the following:
- the LIMS1 gene encoding LIM and senescent cell antigen-like-containing domain protein 1 isoform X6, coding for MANALANAMCERCRAGFAPAEKIVNSNGELYHEQCFVCAQCFQQFPEGLFYEFEGRKYCEHDFQMLFAPCCHQCGEFIIGRVIKAMNNSWHPECFRCDICQQVLADIGFVKNAGRHLCRPCHNREKARGLGKYICQKCHAIIDEQPLIFKNDPYHPDHFNCANCGKELTADARELKGELYCLPCHDKMGVPICGACRRPIEGRVVNAMGKQWHVEHFVCAKCEKPFLGHRHYERKGLAYCETHYNQLFGDVCFHCNRVIEGDVVSALNKAWCVNCFACSTCNTKLTLKHKFIELDLKPACKHCYEKMPEEFKRRISKITKEEKKKKGTCI